One genomic region from Penaeus monodon isolate SGIC_2016 chromosome 24, NSTDA_Pmon_1, whole genome shotgun sequence encodes:
- the LOC119588534 gene encoding uncharacterized protein LOC119588534: MLSSYLSLAFIVAAVRDGSGPGHCAPPLPPTADSHPKVPPPHRCPTDFTEYYCLSDGSPTDFTEKCPDGTLFDQASFSCTDAAVASCLSCEPACSFECPADGSTAVVANGEDCRSFFVCSGGGSVPVSCDADKPYFNGTTCTTDESQCCDSCQAFCEQPFTEIPDPANCTNFYYCARKGFPTEEDLHHCADRAVFNQETHHCDREAECEQPCSSVPSVPSLVPTTTVGTGCVPDFVCQSTGYFPMCTHICDPHYYYCSAGDIGHTVQPLQCPAGTVLDPEIMRCVNPASCPFRARQ, from the exons ATGTTGTCATCATACCTGAGTCTTGCCTTCATCGTG GCCGCCGTTCGCGACGGCTCGGGTCCTGGACACTGcgccccccctctgccccccacaGCCGACTCCCACCCAAAGGTTCCCCCACCCCACCGCTGCCCGACCGACTTCACGGAGTACTACTGCCTGTCGGACGGCAGCCCGACCGACTTCACGGAGAAGTGTCCCGACGGCACGCTCTTCGACCAAGCCAGCTTCAGCTGCACGGACGCCGCCGTCGCCTCGTGCCTGTCGTGCGAGCCCGCGTGCAGCTTCGAGTGCCCGGCGGACGGCAGCACGGCCGTCGTGGCCAACGGCGAAGACTGCCGCTCGTTCTTCGTGTGCAGCGGCGGGGGGTCCGTGCCCGTGTCGTGCGACGCCGACAAGCCCTACTTCAACGGCACGACGTGCACGACGGATGAAAGCCAGTGCTGCGACAGTTGCCAGGCCTTCTGCGAGCAGCCGTTCACGGAGATCCCCGACCCGGCCAACTGCACCAACTTCTACTACTGCGCGCGCAAGGGCTTCCCGACGGAGGAGGACCTTCACCACTGCGCCGACCGGGCGGTCTTCAATCAGGAGACCCACCACTGCGACAGGGAGGCGGAGTGCGAGCAGCCGTGCTCGTCGGTGCCGTCGGTGCCGTCCTTGGTCCCCACCACGACCGTCGGCACGGGCTGCGTCCCCGACTTTGTCTGCCAGAGCACCGGATACTTCCCCATGTGTACCCACATCTGCGACCcgcactactactactgcagcgCCGGCGATATCGGCCACACCGTGCAGCCTCTCCAGTGCCCCGCCGGGACGGTGCTCGACCCGGAGATCATGCGCTGCGTCAACCCCGCCAGCTGTCCGTTCCGGGCGCGCCAGTGA